From Toxorhynchites rutilus septentrionalis strain SRP chromosome 2, ASM2978413v1, whole genome shotgun sequence, a single genomic window includes:
- the LOC129764716 gene encoding chitinase-3-like protein 1 isoform X1, giving the protein MKAVPKYSALSRLLLLLGLLVFSSVVARSIKIYSSEEDYSAGYQPKIVCYISAGNEQYDYNSLRPGLCTHFILIDLIGLNSEGKLLLFQKSSRALKYFLDLRNRFKHVGDPARFILAVGGVGQKSSHFSRALSYDPSRNTAVDNIVAFLTKHRFDGVDIAWFYPGQYGGRKCDKLTLVLFLRALQSRLQTYDASLSLTVGVDPRDLEISYDVAKIDKYIDFVNILTGDYHDPQKPSHISPLLPGDGKDRLNIQNSIKSYIKAGLNPQKTVILLSNYGYLYEQRLCSKTGKFVLKNVQRLTKLGARELIERENFHISWDDSRQVPYATLVDGSGKKWITFNSVESHRRKAEFTLLNQLGGVGSFTLDQDDYEGYASSGSYPMLWAIVDVIRPEARAASYNPAAAYNPIEICPHTGNISHPTCSYCYYECQEGVPPVEQSPTVPSSSAPTDTSSTKTPTNATDQRRRRRRRNCRLMDLLRKPMAPEKPTPAPSSRNQPLFPMLNRLLPPSLRNSPPEPQRRPVNMNLFNVNVYRN; this is encoded by the exons ATGAAAGCAGTGCCCAAATACTCGGCACTCTCGAGATTGCTGCTTTTGCTAGGTTTGTTGGTGTTCAGCAGTGTCGTCGCGCGATCCATCAAGATTTATTCCTCCGAAGAGGATTATTCCGCTGGCTACCAGCCGAAGATTGTGTGCTACATATCGGCCGGCAACGAACAGTACGATTACAACAGCTTGCGACCGGGCTTGTGTACCCATTTCATACTGATCGATCTGATCGGGCTGAACAGTGAGGGGAAGTTACTGCTTTTCCAGAAATCCAGTCGGG CGCTTAAATACTTCCTCGATCTGCGGAACCGCTTCAAACATGTTGGTGATCCCGCTCGCTTCATCCTGGCGGTCGGAGGTGTTGGTCAGAAGTCGTCACATTTCTCCCGGGCGCTGAGTTACGATCCGAGCAGGAACACTGCGGTGGATAACATCGTGGCCTTCCTAACGAAGCACCGTTTCGACGGGGTTGATATAGCCTGGTTCTACCCGGGTCAGTACGGAGGCCGCAAGTGCGATAAGCTGACACTGGTGCTGTTCCTCCGGGCGCTGCAGTCGCGGCTGCAAACGTACGACGCAAGTTTGTCGCTAACGGTTGGCGTGGATCCGCGGGATTTGGAAATCAGTTACGATGTGGCGAAGATTGATAAGTACATAGACTTTGTTAACATCTTAACTGGTGATTACCACGATCCACAGAAACCGTCACATATTTCTCCACTGCTACCGGGTGATGGGAAAGATCGACTGAATATC CAAAACAGTATTAAAAGTTATATCAAGGCCGGGCTGAATCCGCAGAAAACGGTTATTCTACTCTCAAACTATGGTTACCTTTACGAGCAGCGATTATGTTCAAAAACAGGCAAATTTGTTCTGAAAAACGTCCAGCGACTCACCAAGCTGGGCGCCCGGGAGTTGATTGAGCGAGAAAATTTCCACATCTCATGGGACGATTCTAGGCAGGTACCATACGCGACCCTGGTTGACGGGAGTGGCAAAAAGTGGATCACCTTTAACAGTGTAGAATCGCATCGCCGCAAGGCGGAATTCACCCTGCTGAACCAACTCGGAGGAGTCGGTTCGTTTACGCTGGATCAGGATGATTACGAGGGATATGCGAGCAGCGGATCTTACCCGATGCTTTGGGCGATTGTTGACGTTATACGACCCGAAGCAAGAGCTGCCAGCTACAATCCAGCGGCGGCGTACAATCCTATCGAGATTTGTCCCCACACGGGGAATATTTCACATCCGACCTGTTCCTACTGCTACTATGAATGTCAGGAAGGCGT CCCTCCCGTAGAGCAATCTCCGACTGTCCCCTCCAGTTCTGCCCCGACGGATACATCTTCAACGAAGACACCAACGAATGCTACAGACCAACGGCGCCGTCGTCGCCGCCGCAACTGCCGTCTGATGGATTTGCTGAGGAAACCGATGGCACCGGAGAAGCCGACTCCAGCTCCGTCGAGCAGAAATCAACCACTGTTCCCAATGCTGAACAGACTCCTGCCGCCGAGCCTCCGGAATAGTCCGCCCGAGCCGCAACGTAGACCAGTTAATATGAATTTGTTTAATGTCAATGTTTATAGGAATTAA
- the LOC129764716 gene encoding chitinase-3-like protein 1 isoform X2, translated as MKAVPKYSALSRLLLLLGLLVFSSVVARSIKIYSSEEDYSAGYQPKIVCYISAGNEQYDYNSLRPGLCTHFILIDLIGLNSEGKLLLFQKSSRALKYFLDLRNRFKHVGDPARFILAVGGVGQKSSHFSRALSYDPSRNTAVDNIVAFLTKHRFDGVDIAWFYPGQYGGRKCDKLTLVLFLRALQSRLQTYDASLSLTVGVDPRDLEISYDVAKIDKYIDFVNILTGDYHDPQKPSHISPLLPGDGKDRLNIQNSIKSYIKAGLNPQKTVILLSNYGYLYEQRLCSKTGKFVLKNVQRLTKLGARELIERENFHISWDDSRQVPYATLVDGSGKKWITFNSVESHRRKAEFTLLNQLGGVGSFTLDQDDYEGYASSGSYPMLWAIVDVIRPEARAASYNPAAAYNPIEICPHTGNISHPTCSYCYYECQEGVAISDCPLQFCPDGYIFNEDTNECYRPTAPSSPPQLPSDGFAEETDGTGEADSSSVEQKSTTVPNAEQTPAAEPPE; from the exons ATGAAAGCAGTGCCCAAATACTCGGCACTCTCGAGATTGCTGCTTTTGCTAGGTTTGTTGGTGTTCAGCAGTGTCGTCGCGCGATCCATCAAGATTTATTCCTCCGAAGAGGATTATTCCGCTGGCTACCAGCCGAAGATTGTGTGCTACATATCGGCCGGCAACGAACAGTACGATTACAACAGCTTGCGACCGGGCTTGTGTACCCATTTCATACTGATCGATCTGATCGGGCTGAACAGTGAGGGGAAGTTACTGCTTTTCCAGAAATCCAGTCGGG CGCTTAAATACTTCCTCGATCTGCGGAACCGCTTCAAACATGTTGGTGATCCCGCTCGCTTCATCCTGGCGGTCGGAGGTGTTGGTCAGAAGTCGTCACATTTCTCCCGGGCGCTGAGTTACGATCCGAGCAGGAACACTGCGGTGGATAACATCGTGGCCTTCCTAACGAAGCACCGTTTCGACGGGGTTGATATAGCCTGGTTCTACCCGGGTCAGTACGGAGGCCGCAAGTGCGATAAGCTGACACTGGTGCTGTTCCTCCGGGCGCTGCAGTCGCGGCTGCAAACGTACGACGCAAGTTTGTCGCTAACGGTTGGCGTGGATCCGCGGGATTTGGAAATCAGTTACGATGTGGCGAAGATTGATAAGTACATAGACTTTGTTAACATCTTAACTGGTGATTACCACGATCCACAGAAACCGTCACATATTTCTCCACTGCTACCGGGTGATGGGAAAGATCGACTGAATATC CAAAACAGTATTAAAAGTTATATCAAGGCCGGGCTGAATCCGCAGAAAACGGTTATTCTACTCTCAAACTATGGTTACCTTTACGAGCAGCGATTATGTTCAAAAACAGGCAAATTTGTTCTGAAAAACGTCCAGCGACTCACCAAGCTGGGCGCCCGGGAGTTGATTGAGCGAGAAAATTTCCACATCTCATGGGACGATTCTAGGCAGGTACCATACGCGACCCTGGTTGACGGGAGTGGCAAAAAGTGGATCACCTTTAACAGTGTAGAATCGCATCGCCGCAAGGCGGAATTCACCCTGCTGAACCAACTCGGAGGAGTCGGTTCGTTTACGCTGGATCAGGATGATTACGAGGGATATGCGAGCAGCGGATCTTACCCGATGCTTTGGGCGATTGTTGACGTTATACGACCCGAAGCAAGAGCTGCCAGCTACAATCCAGCGGCGGCGTACAATCCTATCGAGATTTGTCCCCACACGGGGAATATTTCACATCCGACCTGTTCCTACTGCTACTATGAATGTCAGGAAGGCGT AGCAATCTCCGACTGTCCCCTCCAGTTCTGCCCCGACGGATACATCTTCAACGAAGACACCAACGAATGCTACAGACCAACGGCGCCGTCGTCGCCGCCGCAACTGCCGTCTGATGGATTTGCTGAGGAAACCGATGGCACCGGAGAAGCCGACTCCAGCTCCGTCGAGCAGAAATCAACCACTGTTCCCAATGCTGAACAGACTCCTGCCGCCGAGCCTCCGGAATAG